From Acidihalobacter aeolianus, a single genomic window includes:
- a CDS encoding HAD family hydrolase, translating into MSAPLFTQTIVAMVWDFDKTLIPGYMQAPLFRRFGVDEKTFWGEVNALEAQYRARGCEQVSGELAYLNHILAYVRRGTFAGLSNALLEALGAELDFYPGLPAFFGELRALVADDSAFAHHDITLEHYVVSTGFTRTIRGSAVAAELDGVWGCEFVEDLDGGGEEIAQIGYVLDNTTKTRAVFEINKGVNKHPDRISVNANLPESERRIPFQNIVYVADGPSDVPVFSVVKRNGGRTYGVYNPGHDKEFRQINELQRQGRVQSFGPADYRPGSQTYMWLSNAVREIAERIVRDREDALGDRVGQPPKHLND; encoded by the coding sequence ATGAGCGCGCCGCTGTTCACGCAGACCATCGTCGCCATGGTCTGGGATTTCGACAAGACCCTGATCCCGGGCTACATGCAGGCGCCGCTGTTTCGTCGCTTCGGAGTGGACGAGAAGACGTTCTGGGGCGAGGTCAACGCCCTGGAGGCGCAGTACCGTGCGCGCGGCTGCGAGCAGGTTTCGGGCGAACTGGCCTATCTCAATCACATCCTCGCCTATGTGCGCCGGGGCACCTTCGCCGGGCTGAGCAACGCGCTGCTGGAGGCACTCGGCGCCGAGCTGGACTTCTATCCGGGGCTGCCCGCGTTCTTCGGCGAGCTGCGTGCGCTGGTGGCCGACGACTCCGCGTTCGCGCACCACGACATCACCCTCGAACACTATGTGGTCAGCACCGGCTTCACCCGCACCATCCGCGGCAGCGCGGTCGCGGCCGAACTGGACGGCGTGTGGGGCTGCGAGTTCGTGGAGGATCTTGACGGCGGCGGCGAGGAGATCGCGCAGATCGGCTACGTGCTTGACAACACCACCAAGACCCGCGCGGTGTTCGAGATCAACAAGGGCGTGAACAAACACCCGGACCGGATCAGCGTGAACGCCAATCTGCCTGAGTCCGAGCGACGCATCCCGTTCCAGAACATCGTGTATGTGGCCGACGGGCCTTCCGACGTGCCCGTGTTCTCCGTGGTCAAGCGCAACGGCGGGCGCACCTACGGCGTCTACAATCCCGGCCACGACAAGGAATTCCGCCAGATCAACGAGCTGCAGCGCCAGGGGCGCGTGCAGTCCTTCGGCCCGGCAGACTATCGGCCCGGCTCGCAGACCTACATGTGGCTGAGCAACGCGGTGCGCGAGATCGCCGAGCGCATCGTGCGCGACCGCGAGGACGCCCTCGGCGACCGCGTCGGCCAGCCGCCCAAACACCTCAACGACTGA
- a CDS encoding EAL domain-containing response regulator, with the protein MDSKRLAPIIVSTDLNESEELISAIRGIGFAVRPTVASSDEALREQLQSIQADLILFDADKAGFGQEELHTLINDAGKRLPVIVLVHKPVTDPMQYLSAGADDVVVASNHEHVQHVVKRTAEAQFNWRSLKHSQGQVREAEKRCQLLLESSKDAIGYVHEGMHIHANRSYLDLFGLGDMDEIEGMPLMDLVTSSERSNVKEFLRQYSRSNDPEQTLSTQLLSVSGDEFEAELTFSPASIDGEDCTQILIQRHDGNTKELEKQIHFLSQRDLMTGLYNRQYFMDQLKEKVADATRGLGNRAVILLALDRFDSLKETFGISGSDIILVDFGKLLEKEIHDDDIACRFDSSRFIVLTSTWQAEALQAYMERLAGSITNHICELDGRSIASPASLGASIIDENAPDANETLARAERAFKQAVASGGGQGYIYRPREGEMSQKQLDELWGKRLREAIKENRMRLLFQPIVSLNGQPEEHYNVFMRMLDETGKPIAALEFMPSAERTGVAKMLDRWVLHHALKQLAARLRDNRRTILFVKLTAGSLQDPEMLPWLSEQLKENRISGDLLVFEIKTGVAVNYLRQAREFQKGLRQLHCHLTLDDFGSGANPFQLLKQVPADYLKFDATFMDDLPNSPENQETLKLLTSQAHAENRMVIAQRVEDPQVLPTLWGLGINYIQGNFLQVPSERMDYDFTALG; encoded by the coding sequence ATGGACAGCAAGCGGCTCGCACCTATCATCGTCTCAACAGACCTCAACGAATCCGAAGAGCTAATCAGCGCGATCAGGGGTATCGGCTTCGCCGTACGCCCTACGGTCGCGAGCTCCGATGAAGCCTTGCGCGAACAGTTGCAATCCATTCAGGCCGATCTAATTCTGTTCGATGCGGACAAGGCCGGCTTCGGTCAGGAAGAGTTACATACCCTGATCAATGACGCCGGCAAACGCCTCCCGGTGATCGTCCTGGTTCACAAGCCCGTCACGGACCCCATGCAGTACCTGTCCGCCGGTGCAGACGACGTGGTTGTGGCTTCAAACCATGAACACGTGCAACACGTAGTCAAACGCACCGCCGAGGCACAATTCAATTGGCGTTCGCTTAAACACAGTCAGGGACAGGTACGCGAAGCTGAAAAACGCTGCCAACTTCTGCTGGAAAGCTCCAAAGACGCAATCGGCTATGTACACGAGGGCATGCATATCCATGCCAATCGCTCTTATCTCGATCTTTTCGGTCTCGGCGATATGGACGAGATAGAGGGCATGCCGCTGATGGACCTAGTCACATCGTCGGAACGCAGTAACGTCAAGGAATTTCTGCGCCAGTATTCACGCAGTAACGACCCTGAACAAACCTTGTCCACCCAATTGCTCAGCGTGAGCGGCGACGAATTCGAGGCCGAACTGACCTTCAGCCCTGCCAGCATCGACGGTGAGGACTGCACCCAGATACTGATCCAGCGTCACGACGGCAACACCAAGGAACTTGAGAAACAGATTCATTTTCTCAGCCAGCGCGACCTGATGACCGGGCTGTACAACCGTCAGTACTTTATGGACCAGCTCAAGGAAAAGGTCGCGGACGCCACCCGCGGATTGGGCAACCGAGCGGTCATCCTGCTTGCTCTGGATCGATTCGATTCGCTCAAGGAAACCTTTGGCATCTCCGGCAGCGACATCATATTGGTCGACTTCGGCAAGCTGCTGGAAAAGGAAATCCACGACGACGACATCGCCTGCCGGTTTGACAGTAGTCGATTTATCGTGCTGACCAGCACCTGGCAGGCAGAAGCCCTGCAGGCCTACATGGAACGCCTCGCGGGATCCATTACCAATCATATTTGCGAGCTGGATGGACGTTCGATAGCCAGTCCGGCTAGCCTGGGCGCGAGCATCATCGACGAAAACGCGCCTGACGCCAACGAAACCCTCGCGCGTGCCGAACGCGCCTTCAAACAGGCAGTAGCCTCAGGCGGTGGACAGGGCTACATCTACCGTCCGCGCGAAGGCGAGATGAGCCAGAAGCAGCTTGACGAGCTATGGGGCAAACGTCTGCGTGAAGCGATCAAGGAAAATCGCATGCGCCTGCTATTCCAGCCGATCGTCAGCCTCAACGGGCAACCCGAAGAACACTACAACGTGTTTATGCGCATGCTCGACGAGACCGGGAAACCCATCGCAGCACTCGAGTTCATGCCTAGTGCGGAACGCACCGGCGTTGCCAAAATGCTCGACCGCTGGGTCCTGCACCATGCCCTCAAACAGCTTGCCGCACGCTTACGCGATAATCGCCGCACCATCCTGTTTGTCAAACTGACTGCAGGATCCTTGCAAGACCCTGAAATGCTCCCCTGGCTGTCTGAACAACTCAAGGAAAACCGGATTTCCGGTGATCTACTCGTGTTCGAGATCAAGACCGGCGTCGCGGTCAATTATCTGCGCCAGGCACGCGAGTTTCAGAAGGGACTGCGCCAGCTTCACTGTCACCTCACGCTCGACGACTTCGGCTCAGGTGCCAATCCCTTCCAGCTCCTGAAACAGGTCCCTGCCGACTACCTCAAGTTCGACGCAACTTTCATGGACGATCTACCCAACAGTCCGGAGAATCAGGAGACCCTGAAGCTCTTGACCAGCCAGGCGCATGCCGAAAATCGCATGGTCATCGCCCAGCGTGTCGAGGACCCGCAGGTGTTGCCAACGCTATGGGGTCTTGGCATCAACTACATCCAGGGCAACTTCCTACAAGTGCCGTCGGAGCGCATGGACTACGACTTCACTGCCTTGGGCTGA
- the efp gene encoding elongation factor P, producing MATYSTSEFRGGLKIMLDGDPYSIVENEFVKPGKGQAFNRVRIRNLKTGRVIDKTFKSGETVEAADVVDVNMQYLYTDGEFWHFMVPDTFEQYAAVEASVAEAKNWLKDQDVCIVTLWNNQPLTVTPPNFVELTIVETDPGVRGDTATGGTKPAKLETGAVVKVPLFIEQGEVLRIDTRTGEYVSRVSK from the coding sequence ATGGCGACATACAGCACAAGTGAGTTTCGTGGCGGGCTGAAGATCATGCTGGACGGCGATCCGTACTCGATCGTGGAGAACGAGTTCGTTAAACCCGGCAAGGGGCAGGCCTTCAACCGGGTGCGCATCCGCAACCTGAAGACGGGCCGGGTCATCGACAAGACCTTCAAGTCCGGCGAGACCGTCGAGGCGGCCGACGTGGTCGACGTCAACATGCAGTACCTCTACACGGACGGCGAGTTCTGGCACTTCATGGTACCGGACACCTTCGAGCAATATGCCGCCGTCGAGGCGTCGGTCGCCGAGGCGAAGAACTGGTTGAAGGATCAGGATGTCTGCATCGTGACCCTGTGGAACAACCAGCCGCTGACCGTCACGCCGCCGAACTTCGTCGAACTGACCATTGTCGAGACCGATCCCGGCGTGCGCGGCGATACCGCGACCGGCGGCACCAAGCCCGCGAAGCTGGAGACGGGCGCGGTAGTCAAGGTGCCGCTGTTCATCGAGCAGGGCGAGGTGCTGCGCATCGATACGCGTACCGGCGAATACGTGTCGCGCGTCAGCAAGTGA
- the htpX gene encoding protease HtpX, translated as MKRILLFLATNIAVLVVLSIVLNVLMAVTGVHGIQTQGGQINYEGLLLLAAVFGFGGAFISLFMSKWMAKMSMGVQVIDQPRTSSEVWLMETVQRLARQANLKMPEVGIFDSPDMNAFATGATRNSSLVAVSTGLLHGMDRDEVEGVLAHEITHVANGDMVTLTLIQGVINTFVIFIARVVGHVVDRVVFKSERDYGPAYFITVFVTEIFLAILASAIVMWFSRQREFRADAGGAKLAGRGKMIAALRRLQRAHEPEELPGQLAAFGINGGLGHGLRKLFMSHPPLEERIAALEAMR; from the coding sequence ATGAAACGTATTCTGCTGTTCCTGGCGACCAACATCGCGGTGCTCGTGGTGCTGAGCATCGTGCTCAATGTACTCATGGCCGTCACCGGGGTTCACGGCATCCAGACCCAGGGCGGTCAGATCAATTACGAGGGCCTGTTGCTGCTGGCTGCGGTATTCGGCTTTGGTGGCGCGTTCATCTCGCTCTTCATGTCGAAGTGGATGGCGAAGATGAGCATGGGCGTGCAGGTGATCGACCAGCCGCGCACCAGTAGCGAGGTGTGGCTGATGGAGACCGTGCAGCGTCTGGCCCGTCAGGCCAACCTCAAGATGCCCGAGGTGGGTATTTTCGACAGCCCGGACATGAATGCTTTCGCCACCGGCGCCACGCGCAACAGCTCGCTGGTCGCGGTGAGCACGGGACTGTTGCACGGAATGGATCGCGACGAGGTAGAGGGCGTGCTTGCGCACGAGATCACTCACGTTGCCAACGGCGACATGGTCACGCTGACCCTGATCCAGGGTGTGATCAACACCTTCGTGATCTTTATCGCCCGCGTGGTGGGGCATGTGGTGGACCGCGTGGTTTTCAAGAGCGAGCGCGACTACGGTCCGGCTTACTTCATCACCGTGTTCGTGACCGAAATCTTCCTGGCGATCCTGGCTTCGGCGATCGTCATGTGGTTCTCGCGCCAGCGCGAATTTCGGGCCGATGCGGGCGGCGCCAAGCTGGCCGGCCGCGGCAAGATGATCGCTGCCCTGCGCCGCCTGCAGCGTGCGCACGAGCCGGAGGAACTGCCGGGGCAGTTGGCGGCCTTCGGTATCAACGGTGGACTGGGCCACGGATTGCGCAAGCTGTTCATGAGCCATCCGCCGCTGGAGGAGCGTATTGCCGCGCTTGAGGCCATGCGCTGA
- the parC gene encoding DNA topoisomerase IV subunit A: MANAYANHEGAERLPLSTFTEKAYLDYSMYVILDRALPHVGDGLKPVQRRIVYAMSELGLSATAKYKKSARTVGDVLGKFHPHGDTACYEAMVLMAQPFSYRYPLVDGQGNWGSQDDPKSFAAMRYTESRLSPYARLLLAELEQGTVDWVPNFDGTLNEPSLLPARLPNVLLNGATGIAVGMATDIPPHNLREVAAACVHLLEHPDADLQTLCGFVQGPDFPTEAEIVTPREELVALYASGSGSLRLRARWRMEEGDIVVDALPYQTSGAKVLEQIAAQMQAKKLPLVEDLRDESDHEQPTRLVITPRSARVDVDALMAHLFATTDLERSYRVNLNMIGLDGRPQVKNLRTLLVEWLSFRTETVRRRLQWRLDKVNRRLHLLDGLLIAFLNLDEVIRIIRTEDEPKSVLMARFALSEEQADYILDTRLRQLARLEEMKIRAEQEALQQERAELEQTLGSKARLKSLIKREIEEDAKTYGDDRRSPIVARAAAQALDETALVPSEPVTVVLSKMGWVRAAKGHEVDAAGLAYKAGDAFLSAATGRSNQQAMFLDSTGRSYALPAHTLPSARGQGEPLTGRLSPPAGARFVGLALGGENDAVLLATDWGYGFVARLGDLLSRNKSGKTALTVPGDAGVLPPCPVPAGEGLRLAIASDAGHLLVIDLDEVPRMAKGKGNRLIGIPSSRIKSGEERVVAVAALRPGQALRLESGQRHKVLRPAELDEYFGERGRRGARLPRGFQRVDALRAEE; the protein is encoded by the coding sequence ATGGCAAACGCATACGCGAATCACGAGGGCGCCGAGCGCCTGCCGCTGTCGACCTTCACCGAGAAGGCGTACCTCGACTACTCCATGTACGTCATTCTCGACCGCGCGCTGCCGCACGTCGGCGACGGGCTCAAGCCGGTGCAGCGGCGCATCGTCTACGCGATGTCCGAACTCGGCCTTTCCGCCACCGCCAAATACAAGAAATCCGCGCGCACCGTCGGCGACGTGCTCGGCAAGTTCCATCCGCACGGCGACACGGCCTGTTACGAGGCCATGGTGCTCATGGCCCAGCCCTTCTCCTACCGTTATCCGCTGGTGGACGGGCAGGGCAACTGGGGTTCGCAGGACGACCCCAAGAGCTTCGCGGCGATGCGCTACACCGAGTCGCGCCTGTCGCCCTACGCGCGGCTGCTGCTCGCCGAGCTGGAGCAGGGGACGGTGGACTGGGTGCCCAACTTCGACGGCACCCTGAATGAGCCGTCGCTGCTGCCCGCGCGCCTGCCGAACGTGCTGCTCAACGGCGCCACCGGCATCGCCGTGGGCATGGCCACCGACATCCCGCCGCACAACCTGCGCGAGGTCGCCGCGGCCTGCGTGCACCTGCTGGAGCATCCGGATGCCGACCTGCAGACGCTGTGCGGCTTCGTGCAGGGGCCGGACTTCCCCACCGAGGCGGAGATCGTCACCCCGCGCGAGGAGCTCGTCGCCCTGTACGCGAGCGGCAGCGGCAGCCTGAGGTTGCGCGCGCGCTGGCGCATGGAGGAGGGCGACATCGTGGTCGATGCGCTGCCCTATCAGACCTCCGGCGCCAAGGTGCTGGAACAGATTGCCGCGCAGATGCAGGCCAAGAAGCTGCCGCTGGTCGAGGACCTGCGCGACGAATCGGATCACGAACAGCCGACGCGCCTGGTGATCACGCCGCGCTCGGCACGGGTCGACGTCGACGCGCTGATGGCGCACCTGTTCGCCACCACCGACCTCGAACGCAGCTACCGCGTGAACCTCAACATGATCGGTCTCGACGGGCGGCCGCAGGTGAAGAACCTGCGCACGCTGCTCGTGGAATGGCTGAGCTTCCGCACGGAGACGGTGCGCCGGCGCCTGCAGTGGCGTCTGGACAAGGTCAACCGCCGCCTGCACCTGTTGGACGGTCTGCTGATCGCCTTCCTCAACCTCGACGAGGTGATTCGCATCATCCGCACGGAGGACGAGCCCAAGTCGGTGCTGATGGCACGCTTCGCGCTCAGCGAGGAACAGGCCGACTACATCCTCGACACCCGCCTGCGCCAGCTCGCGCGATTGGAGGAGATGAAGATCCGCGCCGAGCAGGAGGCCCTGCAGCAGGAGCGCGCCGAGCTGGAGCAGACACTGGGTTCGAAGGCGCGGCTGAAAAGCCTGATCAAGCGCGAGATCGAGGAGGATGCGAAGACCTACGGCGACGACCGCCGTTCGCCGATCGTGGCGCGCGCCGCCGCGCAGGCGCTGGACGAGACTGCACTGGTGCCCTCCGAGCCGGTGACCGTGGTGTTGTCGAAAATGGGCTGGGTACGGGCCGCCAAGGGGCACGAGGTGGATGCCGCCGGGCTTGCCTACAAGGCCGGAGACGCGTTCCTCAGCGCCGCGACGGGGCGTAGCAACCAGCAGGCCATGTTCCTCGATTCGACCGGGCGCAGCTACGCGCTGCCCGCGCATACCCTGCCTTCGGCGCGCGGCCAGGGGGAGCCGCTGACCGGCCGCCTGAGTCCTCCGGCAGGCGCGCGTTTCGTCGGCCTGGCGCTGGGTGGCGAGAACGATGCCGTGCTGCTCGCGACCGACTGGGGCTACGGTTTCGTCGCCCGCCTGGGCGATCTGCTGTCGCGCAACAAGTCCGGCAAGACGGCGCTGACGGTACCGGGCGATGCGGGCGTGCTGCCGCCGTGCCCGGTGCCGGCCGGAGAAGGGCTGCGGCTGGCCATCGCGAGCGATGCGGGACACCTGCTGGTGATCGATCTCGACGAGGTGCCGCGTATGGCCAAGGGCAAGGGCAACCGTCTGATCGGCATCCCTTCGTCACGCATCAAGAGCGGCGAGGAGCGTGTGGTGGCGGTCGCCGCCCTGCGCCCGGGACAGGCCCTGCGGCTGGAATCGGGGCAACGTCACAAGGTGCTGCGTCCGGCCGAACTCGACGAGTATTTCGGCGAGCGGGGGAGGCGCGGAGCGCGTCTTCCCAGGGGCTTCCAACGGGTCGATGCGCTGCGCGCGGAAGAGTGA
- the asd gene encoding archaetidylserine decarboxylase (Phosphatidylserine decarboxylase is synthesized as a single chain precursor. Generation of the pyruvoyl active site from a Ser is coupled to cleavage of a Gly-Ser bond between the larger (beta) and smaller (alpha chains). It is an integral membrane protein.) — translation MLTDYLKSWPLYLLPHHAISRIIYGLTRIRSPLAASVIRSFVRAYDVDLSDAIQSDPKAYPSFNAFFTRALRPDARPLDPAGDAVASPVDGTVSALGGIYEDRIFQAKGRDYSLAELLAGEPAARAYRGGSFATLYLSPRDYHRIHMPLDGTLTHMTYVPGRLFSVAPHTVATVPRLFARNERVIAHFDTPAGPMAVVMVGAINVAAIETVWAGLVTPPAGRHVCELDYPDTGERSVRLARGEELGRFNMGSTVILLFAPGAVAWLPSLETGSSIRMGQRLATNTAQHDSGSGTFPGEGDHLG, via the coding sequence ATGCTGACCGACTATCTGAAGTCCTGGCCGCTCTACCTGCTGCCGCATCACGCGATTTCACGCATCATTTATGGATTGACGCGCATACGCTCGCCCCTTGCCGCCTCCGTCATCCGCAGTTTCGTACGCGCCTACGACGTGGATCTGAGCGACGCGATCCAAAGCGATCCGAAGGCCTACCCCAGCTTCAACGCCTTCTTCACCCGCGCCCTGCGCCCCGACGCCCGGCCGCTGGATCCGGCTGGCGACGCGGTCGCATCGCCGGTCGACGGCACGGTGAGCGCACTCGGCGGTATCTACGAAGATCGCATCTTCCAGGCCAAGGGCCGCGACTACAGTCTGGCCGAACTGCTCGCCGGCGAACCTGCCGCGCGGGCCTATCGCGGCGGCAGCTTTGCCACGCTGTATCTCTCGCCGCGCGACTACCACCGGATTCACATGCCGCTCGACGGCACCCTCACCCACATGACCTATGTGCCGGGACGCCTGTTCAGCGTGGCGCCGCATACCGTCGCCACCGTGCCGCGGCTGTTCGCGCGCAACGAGCGTGTGATCGCGCATTTCGACACGCCAGCCGGGCCGATGGCCGTGGTGATGGTGGGCGCGATCAATGTCGCCGCGATAGAAACCGTGTGGGCGGGATTGGTCACCCCGCCGGCCGGCCGGCACGTCTGCGAACTGGATTATCCCGATACCGGGGAACGTTCGGTACGCCTCGCCCGCGGCGAGGAACTGGGTCGTTTCAACATGGGCTCAACGGTGATCCTGCTGTTCGCTCCGGGCGCCGTCGCATGGCTGCCCAGCCTGGAAACTGGCTCCTCCATCCGCATGGGACAGCGCCTGGCGACGAACACCGCACAGCATGACAGCGGATCAGGCACGTTCCCAGGGGAAGGCGATCACCTCGGCTAG
- the epmA gene encoding EF-P lysine aminoacylase EpmA produces the protein MTDWRPTASREALQQRASLLAALRGFFAERSLLEVETPMLSVGATTDPTIESFALHGATPPRYLHTSPEFPMKRLLAAGSGDIYQICRVFRQGERGRFHNPEFTLVEWYRLGWDDARLASEVVELALRAAESLDLPADFEVARLSYAEVFAEVLGIDPHRAPKETLIELARTAGVAPEGELTRDGWLDLLMGLAVAPAFPAGRLTVVSDYPATQAALARIREGYPPTAARFEVFGGSLELANGFHELTDAGEQARRFAVDEAYRVSVDAPERPADRRLIAALEAGLPDCAGVALGVDRLLLWLTGRDDLAEVIAFPWERA, from the coding sequence TTGACGGACTGGCGCCCGACCGCCTCCCGCGAGGCATTGCAACAACGCGCCAGTCTGCTTGCCGCACTCCGCGGTTTTTTCGCGGAGCGCTCCCTGCTCGAAGTGGAAACGCCCATGCTCTCGGTGGGCGCAACCACCGACCCCACCATCGAGAGCTTCGCGCTGCACGGCGCGACACCGCCACGCTATCTGCATACCTCGCCCGAATTCCCCATGAAGCGCCTGCTGGCCGCCGGTAGCGGGGATATCTATCAGATCTGCCGGGTGTTCCGGCAGGGCGAGCGCGGCCGCTTCCACAACCCCGAGTTCACCCTCGTCGAATGGTATCGCCTCGGCTGGGACGATGCGCGCCTTGCCTCCGAGGTGGTCGAGTTGGCGCTGCGGGCCGCAGAATCCCTAGATCTGCCGGCCGATTTCGAGGTGGCACGCTTGAGCTACGCGGAAGTGTTTGCGGAAGTGCTCGGCATTGATCCGCATCGCGCGCCCAAGGAAACCCTGATCGAGCTTGCGCGCACGGCCGGGGTGGCACCGGAAGGTGAGTTGACGCGCGACGGCTGGCTCGACTTGCTGATGGGGCTGGCGGTCGCGCCGGCATTCCCGGCAGGGCGGTTGACCGTGGTGAGCGATTATCCGGCGACGCAGGCGGCGCTGGCGCGGATCCGCGAGGGATATCCGCCGACGGCGGCGCGTTTCGAGGTGTTCGGCGGCAGCCTGGAGCTCGCCAACGGTTTCCACGAACTGACCGATGCCGGCGAGCAGGCACGCCGCTTTGCCGTCGATGAGGCGTACCGGGTGTCTGTCGACGCGCCGGAACGCCCTGCCGACAGACGCCTGATCGCCGCGCTGGAGGCCGGGTTGCCGGATTGTGCCGGCGTTGCCCTGGGGGTGGACCGCCTGCTCCTGTGGCTGACTGGCCGTGACGACCTAGCCGAGGTGATCGCCTTCCCCTGGGAACGTGCCTGA
- the epmB gene encoding EF-P beta-lysylation protein EpmB, with product MIPLTPHAIQDPDDALAPWRRAMRDAVRDPFELLRLVELPATTIGDAAAAREFPLLAPLGYIARMRRGDPNDPLLLQVLPQAAETAEVPGFITDPVGDLQALSAPGLLHKYHGRALIVATGACAVHCRYCFRRHFPYAESGASHGRLERLIEALRQHPEIDEIILSGGDPLMLDDEKLSAWVKALEELPQLRRLRLHSRMPVILPERVDEALLGWICSTRLQVVCVIHCNHANELDHDVGEALNRLRMAGVSLLNQSVLLRDINDTTETLASLSLRLFEFGVLPYYLHLLDPVAGAAHFNIPETHAREIMHNLRASLPGYLVPRLVREEAGKSGKTDIPPLDTGTRLQPESG from the coding sequence ATGATACCGCTTACGCCTCACGCAATACAGGACCCGGACGACGCCCTTGCGCCGTGGCGTCGCGCCATGCGGGACGCGGTGCGCGACCCGTTCGAACTGCTCCGGTTGGTCGAACTGCCTGCCACGACGATTGGCGATGCCGCGGCTGCGCGTGAGTTTCCGCTGCTCGCCCCGCTCGGCTATATCGCACGCATGCGCCGGGGCGACCCGAACGACCCTCTGCTACTGCAGGTATTGCCGCAGGCGGCGGAAACGGCCGAAGTCCCAGGTTTCATCACCGACCCGGTCGGTGACTTGCAAGCCTTGAGCGCACCTGGCTTGCTGCACAAATACCATGGCCGCGCCTTGATCGTGGCCACCGGCGCCTGTGCCGTTCACTGCCGTTACTGCTTCCGCCGGCACTTTCCCTACGCCGAATCTGGAGCCTCTCATGGGCGCCTGGAGAGACTGATAGAAGCCCTGCGCCAACACCCGGAAATCGACGAAATCATTCTCAGTGGCGGCGACCCGCTGATGCTCGACGACGAGAAGCTCTCCGCCTGGGTGAAAGCCCTCGAGGAACTCCCACAGCTCAGACGGCTTCGTTTGCACTCGCGCATGCCCGTGATCCTGCCGGAACGCGTGGACGAGGCCCTGTTGGGCTGGATATGTAGCACCCGCTTGCAGGTGGTCTGCGTCATTCACTGCAACCACGCCAACGAACTCGACCACGATGTGGGCGAAGCCCTGAATCGACTACGTATGGCTGGCGTCAGCCTGCTCAACCAAAGCGTGCTGCTGCGCGACATCAACGACACCACGGAAACGCTCGCTTCGCTGAGCCTGCGTCTGTTCGAATTCGGCGTCCTGCCGTACTACCTGCACCTGCTCGACCCAGTCGCCGGCGCAGCGCACTTCAACATACCGGAGACCCATGCAAGAGAGATCATGCACAACCTGCGCGCGTCCCTACCCGGGTATCTAGTACCCAGGCTGGTCCGCGAGGAGGCTGGCAAATCGGGGAAAACAGACATCCCACCCCTGGATACGGGCACGAGGCTTCAACCGGAGTCTGGATAG